One genomic segment of Streptomyces sp. TLI_146 includes these proteins:
- the prmC gene encoding peptide chain release factor N(5)-glutamine methyltransferase: MPQHSGGRTPGPRSVLLAEVAQATQRLADAGVPSPRFDAEELAAHIHGVKRGELHLVKDADFDARYWEAIARREAREPLQHITGRAFFRYLELQVGPGVFVPRPETESVVGWAIDAVRAMDVVEPLIVDLCTGSGAIALAMAQEVPRSRVHAVELSEDALNWTRKNVEGSRVVLHQGDALTALPELDGQVDLVISNPPYIPLTEWEYVAPEARDHDPELALFSGEDGLDTIRGIERTAHRLLRPGGLVVIEHADTQGGQVPWIFNEEAGWADAADHPDLNNRPRFATARKALP; encoded by the coding sequence GTGCCGCAACATTCTGGGGGGCGAACCCCAGGCCCCCGCAGTGTGCTGCTCGCGGAGGTGGCCCAGGCCACCCAGCGGCTGGCCGACGCCGGCGTGCCCTCGCCGCGCTTCGACGCGGAGGAGCTCGCCGCGCACATCCACGGCGTCAAGCGGGGAGAGCTGCACCTGGTCAAGGACGCCGACTTCGACGCCCGGTACTGGGAGGCGATCGCCCGTCGTGAGGCGCGCGAGCCGCTCCAGCACATCACCGGGCGGGCGTTCTTCCGCTATCTGGAGCTCCAGGTCGGCCCCGGCGTCTTCGTGCCGCGCCCCGAGACCGAGTCGGTCGTCGGCTGGGCCATAGACGCCGTGCGCGCCATGGACGTGGTCGAGCCGCTCATCGTCGACCTGTGCACCGGCTCCGGCGCGATCGCCCTCGCCATGGCCCAGGAGGTGCCCCGCTCGCGGGTGCACGCCGTGGAGCTGTCCGAGGACGCGCTCAACTGGACCCGCAAGAACGTCGAGGGCTCGCGCGTCGTGCTGCACCAGGGCGACGCCCTGACCGCGCTGCCCGAGCTGGACGGCCAGGTCGACCTGGTCATCTCCAACCCGCCGTACATCCCGCTCACCGAGTGGGAGTACGTCGCCCCCGAGGCCCGGGACCACGACCCCGAGCTCGCCCTCTTCTCCGGCGAGGACGGCCTCGACACGATCCGGGGCATCGAGCGCACCGCCCACCGGCTGCTGCGGCCCGGCGGCCTCGTCGTGATCGAGCACGCCGACACGCAGGGCGGCCAGGTGCCCTGGATCTTCAACGAGGAGGCCGGCTGGGCGGACGCGGCCGACCACCCCGACCTGAACAACCGTCCGCGCTTCGCCACGGCCCGCAAGGCCCTGCCGTGA
- a CDS encoding protein-tyrosine-phosphatase: MTAPETGRGIGTGLTGTTFRILHVSTGNVCRSPITERLTRHALTDRLGDPFTGGLIVESAGTWGHEGAPMEANAAAVLADFGADASGFTGRELLDEHVITADLVLTATRDHRAQVISMGHSAGLRTFTLKEFTRLVRAIDPTTLPDASQEGMVERARALVRAAAALRGWLLAPSAEADEVNDPYGAPITFFRSIGDEINTALEPVVTALTGVRAPH, from the coding sequence TTGACAGCCCCTGAGACGGGGCGTGGCATAGGCACCGGGCTCACCGGCACCACCTTCCGCATCCTCCACGTCAGCACCGGCAACGTGTGCCGCTCGCCCATCACCGAGCGGCTGACCCGGCATGCCCTGACCGATCGCCTCGGCGACCCCTTCACGGGCGGTCTGATCGTGGAGAGCGCGGGTACCTGGGGCCACGAGGGCGCCCCGATGGAGGCCAACGCGGCAGCGGTCCTGGCGGACTTCGGCGCGGACGCCTCCGGCTTCACGGGGCGCGAGCTCCTGGACGAACACGTCATCACCGCGGACCTGGTCCTCACCGCCACCCGCGACCACCGCGCCCAGGTCATCTCCATGGGCCACTCGGCGGGCCTGCGCACCTTCACCCTGAAGGAGTTCACCCGCCTGGTCCGCGCCATAGACCCCACCACCCTGCCGGACGCCTCGCAGGAGGGCATGGTCGAGCGCGCCCGCGCCCTGGTCCGCGCGGCCGCGGCGCTGCGCGGCTGGCTGCTGGCCCCGAGCGCGGAGGCGGACGAGGTCAACGACCCGTACGGCGCCCCGATCACGTTCTTCCGCTCGATCGGCGACGAGATCAATACGGCCCTGGAACCGGTCGTGACGGCCCTGACGGGTGTGCGC
- a CDS encoding LCP family protein: protein MAEQSESGSARITGGGRGRRRKRPTTRRRAVKIAAWSAAGVVLAGGAGLGYVYFKLNGNIKGVDINAQLGTDRPQDVDNGSMDILVLGSDSRAGANKEYGKDDGGARSDTAMVVHVYEGHKSASVVSIPRDTLVTRPSCATTDGKTDPGGKRQMFNTAYEVGGPACAVKTVEQMSGIRMDHYIEVDFTGFKKLIDQLGGVPVTTAKPIKDTKSHLDLPAGKHTLNGEQALGLVRTRHGVGDGSDLGRIQLQQAFIKALIERVKGVGVFTSPTKLYGLADAATKAITTDSDLNSINKLIGFGNGLKGLGADDVHMVTLPVMYDPADLNRVLPQQAQSRQVWDALLRDQPIPASATKDSAGDKGDAGAVVTTG, encoded by the coding sequence ATGGCCGAGCAGAGCGAGAGCGGCAGCGCCCGAATAACCGGCGGTGGCCGGGGACGGCGCCGCAAGCGCCCCACCACGCGCCGCCGCGCCGTGAAGATAGCGGCCTGGTCCGCGGCGGGCGTCGTGCTGGCCGGCGGGGCCGGCCTCGGGTACGTCTACTTCAAGCTGAACGGCAACATCAAGGGCGTCGACATCAACGCCCAGCTCGGCACCGACCGCCCCCAGGACGTCGACAACGGCTCCATGGACATCCTCGTCCTGGGCTCCGACTCCCGGGCCGGCGCCAACAAGGAGTACGGCAAGGACGACGGCGGTGCCCGCTCCGACACCGCGATGGTCGTCCACGTCTACGAGGGCCACAAGAGCGCCAGCGTCGTCTCCATCCCGCGCGACACCCTGGTCACCCGGCCGTCCTGCGCCACCACGGACGGCAAGACCGACCCGGGCGGCAAGCGCCAGATGTTCAACACCGCGTACGAGGTCGGCGGCCCGGCCTGTGCGGTCAAGACGGTCGAGCAGATGTCCGGCATCCGGATGGACCACTACATCGAGGTCGACTTCACCGGCTTCAAGAAGCTCATCGACCAGCTTGGCGGGGTGCCCGTCACCACCGCGAAGCCGATCAAGGACACCAAGAGCCATCTGGACCTGCCGGCCGGGAAGCACACCCTCAACGGCGAGCAGGCGCTCGGCCTGGTGCGCACCCGGCACGGCGTCGGCGACGGCTCGGACCTCGGCCGCATCCAGCTCCAGCAGGCTTTCATCAAGGCGCTGATCGAGCGGGTCAAGGGCGTGGGCGTCTTCACCAGCCCGACCAAGCTGTACGGGCTCGCGGACGCCGCCACCAAGGCGATCACCACCGACTCCGACCTGAACTCGATCAACAAGCTGATCGGCTTCGGCAACGGGCTCAAGGGCCTGGGCGCCGACGACGTCCACATGGTCACCCTGCCGGTGATGTACGACCCGGCCGACCTCAACCGCGTACTGCCCCAGCAGGCCCAGTCCAGGCAGGTCTGGGACGCCCTGCTGAGGGACCAGCCGATCCCGGCCTCCGCCACCAAGGACTCGGCGGGCGACAAGGGTGACGCGGGCGCCGTGGTCACAACCGGCTGA
- a CDS encoding L-threonylcarbamoyladenylate synthase produces the protein MARRYDCNDATDRTTGLREAASAVRRGELVVLPTDTVYGIGADAFSSEAVASLLDAKGRGRNMPTPVLIGSPNTLHGLVTDFTEQAWELVDAFWPGALTLVAKHQPSLQWDLGDTRGTVAIRMPLHPVAIELLTEVGPMAVSSANLTGHPSPEDCDAAQGMLGDAVSVYLDGGPTPGIVPSSIVDVTGKVPVLLRAGALDADELRKVVPDLEVAN, from the coding sequence ATGGCTCGGCGATACGACTGCAACGACGCGACCGACCGCACGACCGGTCTGCGCGAGGCCGCCTCCGCAGTGCGCCGCGGTGAGCTCGTCGTCCTCCCGACGGACACCGTCTACGGCATCGGCGCCGACGCGTTCAGCTCCGAGGCCGTCGCTTCCCTGCTGGACGCCAAGGGCCGCGGCCGCAATATGCCCACCCCCGTCCTGATCGGGTCCCCGAACACGCTGCACGGCCTGGTCACGGACTTCACCGAGCAGGCGTGGGAGCTCGTCGACGCGTTCTGGCCGGGCGCCCTGACGCTGGTCGCCAAGCACCAGCCGTCCCTCCAGTGGGACCTGGGCGACACCCGGGGCACGGTCGCGATCCGGATGCCGCTGCACCCGGTCGCCATCGAGCTGCTCACCGAGGTCGGCCCGATGGCCGTCTCCTCCGCCAACCTCACCGGGCACCCCTCGCCCGAGGACTGCGACGCCGCGCAGGGGATGCTGGGCGACGCCGTGTCGGTGTACCTGGACGGCGGCCCCACCCCGGGCATCGTCCCGTCGTCGATCGTCGACGTCACGGGCAAGGTGCCGGTGCTGCTGCGCGCGGGCGCGCTCGACGCCGACGAGCTGCGCAAGGTGGTACCCGACCTCGAGGTGGCGAATTGA
- the prfA gene encoding peptide chain release factor 1 — translation MFEAVEELIGEHAGLEKKLADPSVHADQANARKLNKRYAELTPIVGTYRSWKQTGEDIETAKEFAADDPDFAAEVKELEKQREELTEKLRLLLVPRDPSDDKDVLLEIKAGAGGDESALFAGDLLRMYLRYAERVGWKTEIIDATESELGGYKDVQVAVKTKGGNGATEPGQGVWARLKYEGGVHRVQRVPATESQGRIHTSAAGVLVTPEAEEVDVEINMNDLRIDVYRSSGPGGQSVNTTDSAVRITHVPTGVVASCQNEKSQLQNKEQAMRILRSRLLAAAQEKAEAEAADARRSQVRTVDRSEKIRTYNFPENRISDHRVGFKAYNLDQVLDGDLDAMIQACVDADSAAKLAAAS, via the coding sequence ATGTTCGAGGCGGTCGAGGAACTGATCGGCGAACACGCCGGTCTGGAGAAGAAGCTCGCCGACCCTTCGGTCCACGCCGACCAGGCGAACGCGCGCAAGCTCAACAAGCGCTACGCCGAGCTGACGCCGATCGTCGGGACGTACCGCTCCTGGAAGCAGACGGGCGAGGACATCGAGACGGCCAAGGAGTTCGCGGCGGACGACCCCGACTTCGCGGCCGAGGTCAAGGAGCTGGAGAAGCAGCGCGAGGAGCTGACGGAGAAGCTGCGGCTGCTCCTGGTCCCGCGCGACCCCAGCGACGACAAGGACGTCCTCCTGGAGATCAAGGCGGGCGCGGGCGGCGACGAGTCGGCCCTGTTCGCCGGCGACCTGCTGCGGATGTATCTGCGGTACGCCGAGCGCGTCGGCTGGAAGACCGAGATCATCGACGCCACCGAGTCCGAGCTGGGCGGCTACAAGGACGTCCAGGTCGCGGTGAAGACCAAGGGCGGCAACGGCGCCACCGAGCCCGGCCAGGGCGTCTGGGCGCGGCTGAAGTACGAGGGCGGGGTGCACCGCGTGCAGCGCGTGCCCGCCACCGAGTCGCAGGGCCGCATCCACACCTCCGCCGCCGGCGTGCTCGTCACGCCCGAGGCCGAGGAGGTCGACGTCGAGATCAACATGAACGACCTGCGCATCGACGTGTACCGCTCGTCGGGCCCCGGCGGCCAGTCCGTCAACACCACCGACTCGGCCGTGCGCATCACGCACGTCCCGACCGGTGTGGTCGCCTCCTGCCAGAACGAGAAGAGCCAGCTCCAGAACAAGGAGCAGGCCATGCGCATCCTGCGCTCCCGGCTGCTCGCCGCCGCCCAGGAGAAGGCCGAGGCGGAGGCCGCCGACGCCCGGCGCAGCCAGGTGCGTACCGTGGACCGCTCCGAGAAGATCCGCACGTACAACTTCCCGGAGAACCGCATCTCGGACCACCGAGTCGGCTTCAAGGCGTACAACTTGGACCAGGTGCTCGACGGCGACCTGGACGCGATGATCCAGGCGTGCGTCGACGCCGACTCCGCCGCCAAGCTCGCCGCGGCGAGCTGA
- the rpmE gene encoding 50S ribosomal protein L31: MKRDIHPEYVETQVSCTCGASFTTRSTLAEGTIRAEVCSECHPFYTGKQKILDTGGRVARFEARFGKAAAAKK, encoded by the coding sequence TTGAAGCGCGACATCCACCCCGAGTACGTCGAGACGCAGGTCAGCTGCACCTGTGGCGCGTCGTTCACCACCCGTAGCACCCTGGCCGAGGGCACCATCCGTGCCGAGGTCTGCTCCGAGTGCCACCCGTTCTACACGGGCAAGCAGAAGATCCTCGACACCGGTGGCCGCGTGGCCCGCTTCGAGGCCCGCTTCGGCAAGGCTGCTGCCGCCAAGAAGTAG
- the rho gene encoding transcription termination factor Rho produces the protein MSDTTDLMGVTADTSVGDAAPAAGAASGTTSRRRRSGTGLDGMVLAELQQVASGLGIRGTARMRKSQLIEVIKEAQSGSGSAAPAKGADAAETKPKRRATSKARTGDEAAEKPAAQQQIEIPGQPASDDQPAGERRRRRATAAAGSPESATAVAEPQTAKAEAKADVRAEQKTDAQPDAKAAEAVDGAEGRRERRDRGERGERGGERGDRQGRQRGDRDRGERGERRGKGDDQQGQGGQRQQRQGGQGQQNNGPQDDSYDDEGRRGRRGRYRDRRGRRGGRDEFGAEPQVNDDDVLIPVAGILDILDNYAFIRTSGYLPGPNDVYVSLAQVRKNGLRKGDHVTGAVRQPKEGERREKFNALVRLDSANGMAADSGRGRPEFNKLTPLYPQDRLRLETDAGVLTTRIIDLVSPIGKGQRGLIVAPPKTGKTMIMQAIANAITTNNPECHLMVVLVDERPEEVTDMQRSVKGEVISSTFDRPAEDHTTVAELAIERAKRLVELGHDVVVLLDSITRLGRAYNLAAPASGRILSGGVDSTALYPPKRFFGAARNIEDGGSLTILATALVETGSRMDEVIFEEFKGTGNMELKLDRKLADKRIFPAVDVDASGTRKEEILLGSDELAVTWKLRRVLHALDQQQAIELLLDKMKQTKSNAEFLLQIQKTTPGNGND, from the coding sequence GTGAGCGACACCACCGATCTGATGGGCGTGACTGCCGACACTTCTGTCGGCGACGCCGCGCCCGCCGCAGGTGCTGCCTCGGGCACCACCTCACGGCGCCGCCGCTCCGGCACCGGCCTCGACGGCATGGTCCTGGCCGAGCTGCAGCAGGTCGCGTCCGGCCTCGGCATCAGGGGCACCGCGCGGATGCGCAAGAGCCAGCTGATCGAGGTCATCAAGGAGGCGCAGTCCGGTTCCGGCTCCGCCGCCCCGGCCAAGGGCGCCGACGCGGCCGAGACCAAGCCCAAGCGCCGCGCCACCTCCAAGGCCCGTACGGGTGACGAGGCCGCCGAGAAGCCTGCCGCCCAGCAGCAGATCGAGATCCCCGGCCAGCCGGCCTCCGACGACCAGCCCGCGGGCGAGCGCCGTCGCCGGCGTGCCACCGCGGCCGCCGGATCGCCGGAGAGCGCGACCGCCGTCGCCGAGCCGCAGACCGCCAAGGCCGAGGCCAAGGCGGACGTCCGGGCCGAGCAGAAGACCGACGCCCAGCCGGACGCCAAGGCCGCCGAGGCCGTCGACGGCGCCGAGGGCCGGCGCGAGCGCCGGGACCGCGGCGAGCGTGGCGAGCGCGGTGGCGAGCGGGGCGACCGCCAGGGCCGCCAGCGCGGCGACCGTGACCGCGGCGAGCGGGGCGAGCGCCGCGGCAAGGGCGACGACCAGCAGGGCCAGGGCGGCCAGCGCCAGCAGCGCCAGGGCGGCCAGGGCCAGCAGAACAACGGTCCCCAGGACGACAGTTACGACGACGAGGGCCGCCGCGGCCGCCGTGGCCGTTACCGGGACCGCCGCGGCCGCCGCGGTGGCCGTGACGAGTTCGGCGCCGAGCCGCAGGTCAACGACGACGATGTGCTGATCCCCGTCGCGGGCATCCTGGACATCCTCGACAACTACGCGTTCATCCGGACCTCCGGCTACCTGCCGGGCCCGAACGACGTGTACGTGTCGCTGGCCCAGGTCCGCAAGAACGGTCTGCGCAAGGGTGACCACGTCACCGGCGCCGTGCGGCAGCCGAAGGAGGGCGAGCGCCGCGAGAAGTTCAACGCGCTGGTCCGCCTGGACTCGGCGAACGGCATGGCGGCCGACTCCGGCCGGGGCCGTCCCGAGTTCAACAAGCTGACCCCGCTCTACCCGCAGGACCGCCTCCGTCTGGAGACCGACGCGGGCGTGCTGACCACGCGGATCATCGACCTCGTGTCGCCGATCGGCAAGGGCCAGCGAGGCCTGATCGTGGCCCCGCCGAAGACCGGCAAGACCATGATCATGCAGGCGATCGCCAACGCGATCACCACCAACAACCCCGAGTGCCACCTGATGGTCGTCCTGGTCGACGAGCGTCCGGAAGAGGTCACCGACATGCAGCGGTCGGTGAAGGGCGAGGTCATCTCCTCGACCTTCGACCGCCCGGCCGAGGACCACACCACGGTCGCCGAGCTCGCCATCGAGCGTGCCAAGCGTCTGGTGGAGCTGGGTCACGACGTGGTCGTGCTGCTCGACTCGATCACCCGTCTGGGCCGTGCGTACAACCTGGCGGCCCCGGCCTCCGGCCGCATCCTGTCCGGTGGTGTCGACTCGACCGCGCTGTACCCGCCGAAGCGCTTCTTCGGTGCCGCGCGCAACATCGAGGACGGCGGCTCGCTGACCATCCTGGCCACCGCGCTCGTCGAGACCGGCTCGCGCATGGACGAGGTGATCTTCGAGGAGTTCAAGGGCACCGGCAACATGGAGCTCAAGCTCGACCGCAAGCTCGCCGACAAGCGCATCTTCCCGGCGGTGGACGTGGACGCGTCCGGCACCCGCAAGGAAGAGATCCTGCTCGGCAGCGACGAGCTCGCCGTCACCTGGAAGCTGCGCCGGGTGCTGCACGCGCTCGACCAGCAGCAGGCGATCGAGCTGCTCCTGGACAAGATGAAGCAGACGAAGTCGAACGCCGAGTTCCTGCTCCAGATCCAGAAGACGACCCCGGGCAACGGCAACGACTGA